From Bacillus sp. Bos-x628, the proteins below share one genomic window:
- a CDS encoding glycerophosphodiester phosphodiesterase, with protein MTKIFAHRGFKGIYPENTMIAFEHAMNSGADGIELDVQLTKDGRLAVIHDEKLNRTTNLKGLVKDHTYEELKAADASHTFFEETGAVSIPLLEEVLELVVPKSSLLINIELKNSIFRYPGIEEKVKEQIEHFQIEDRVLVSSFHHGSLAHFHKLMPDVELAVLTMDVIYQPEVYIKTIPAKGYHPNMKGAGVTKEVVTALQSTHQAIRPFTVNSEKQMKKMFSLGVDGIFTDFPDRAVKIRDEMK; from the coding sequence ATGACGAAAATTTTTGCGCATAGAGGCTTTAAAGGAATTTATCCTGAAAACACCATGATAGCCTTTGAACATGCAATGAACTCTGGAGCCGACGGGATTGAGCTTGATGTTCAGCTGACGAAAGACGGCAGACTGGCTGTCATTCACGATGAAAAGCTAAACCGTACAACGAATCTAAAAGGCTTAGTAAAAGACCATACATATGAAGAATTAAAAGCAGCGGATGCAAGTCATACTTTTTTTGAAGAAACAGGAGCTGTATCGATCCCACTTTTAGAGGAAGTATTAGAGCTTGTCGTGCCAAAATCGTCTTTACTCATCAATATCGAACTGAAAAACTCGATTTTTCGATATCCAGGTATAGAAGAAAAAGTGAAAGAACAAATTGAGCACTTTCAAATAGAGGATCGGGTGCTTGTCTCTTCATTCCACCACGGAAGTTTAGCCCATTTCCACAAGCTCATGCCAGATGTTGAGCTTGCTGTGCTGACAATGGATGTCATTTATCAGCCTGAAGTGTATATTAAGACGATACCGGCAAAGGGTTACCATCCGAATATGAAGGGAGCAGGGGTGACAAAAGAGGTCGTAACCGCTCTTCAGTCAACGCATCAAGCGATCAGACCATTTACTGTCAATAGTGAAAAACAAATGAAAAAGATGTTTTCCTTAGGTGTAGATGGCATTTTCACTGATTTCCCTGACCGTGCAGTAAAAATAAGAGATGAAATGAAATGA
- the spo0A gene encoding sporulation transcription factor Spo0A: MEKIKVCVADDNRELVGLLTEYIEGQEDMEVLGVAYNGQECLTLFKDKEPDVLLLDIIMPHLDGLAVLERLRDSDMTKQPSVIMLTAFGQEDVTKKAVDLGASYFILKPFDMENLVGHIRQVSGNGTQITHRSSSIQSSVLRNKPEPKRKNLDASITTIIHEIGVPAHIKGYLYLREAISMVYNDIELLGSITKVLYPDIAKKFNTTASRVERAIRHAIEVAWSRGNIDSISSLFGYTVSMSKAKPTNSEFIAMVADRLRLEHRAS, translated from the coding sequence GTGGAGAAAATTAAAGTGTGTGTAGCTGATGACAATCGAGAACTTGTTGGCCTTTTGACAGAGTACATTGAAGGACAAGAAGATATGGAAGTACTTGGCGTGGCGTATAATGGTCAGGAGTGTCTGACGTTATTTAAAGATAAAGAGCCTGACGTTCTCCTCTTAGATATTATCATGCCTCATTTAGACGGTCTTGCAGTACTTGAACGACTTCGTGATTCTGATATGACTAAACAGCCAAGTGTTATTATGCTGACGGCGTTTGGACAAGAAGATGTGACGAAAAAGGCAGTCGATTTAGGCGCTTCCTACTTCATTTTAAAGCCATTTGATATGGAAAACCTTGTAGGTCATATTCGTCAAGTCAGTGGAAACGGCACACAAATCACACATCGATCTTCATCTATCCAAAGCAGTGTCCTTCGAAACAAACCTGAACCGAAACGTAAAAACTTAGATGCCAGTATTACAACGATTATTCATGAGATCGGTGTTCCAGCCCATATTAAAGGGTATCTATACTTAAGGGAAGCCATTTCAATGGTTTACAATGACATTGAACTTCTTGGGAGCATCACAAAAGTTTTATATCCAGACATTGCAAAGAAATTCAACACCACCGCTAGCAGAGTGGAGCGAGCGATTCGTCATGCAATTGAAGTAGCTTGGAGCAGAGGAAATATTGATTCCATTTCTTCGCTCTTTGGCTATACTGTGAGTATGTCTAAAGCCAAACCAACTAACTCCGAATTCATTGCCATGGTTGCAGACCGCCTGCGTCTAGAGCATAGAGCAAGCTAA
- the yqiS gene encoding phosphate butyryltransferase encodes MKLDDLIIKASKLQNKTAAVAHAEDEEVLLAIKMAIERKVARFLLVGNKRNLKELVKQHEINEGWIDIIHSDSPEESAKIAVQAVSENHADILMKGHVPTAVLLKAVLNKEYGLRTTSVLSHVAAFEVPGFDRFIYVTDSAMNIAPDLKMLKEITINSVQVAHAVGNDRPKVAVLSAIEVVNPAMDSTLTAASLAQMNRRGQISGCLIDGPLALDNAISQSAASHKNITSDVAGDADILLVPTIEAGNILYKSLIYFAHAKVGAVVAGAKAPIALTSRSDSAESKLYSIALAICTSNEVEQ; translated from the coding sequence ATGAAGCTTGACGATCTGATTATTAAAGCCTCTAAGCTTCAGAATAAAACAGCGGCTGTAGCTCATGCAGAAGACGAAGAGGTGCTTCTTGCCATTAAAATGGCCATTGAACGAAAGGTTGCTCGCTTCTTGCTGGTTGGCAACAAACGCAACCTAAAAGAGCTAGTAAAACAGCATGAGATCAATGAAGGCTGGATAGATATTATACATTCTGATTCACCCGAAGAATCTGCGAAAATCGCCGTGCAGGCAGTCAGTGAGAACCATGCAGATATATTGATGAAGGGCCATGTGCCAACTGCAGTACTTTTAAAAGCCGTGTTAAATAAAGAATACGGTCTCCGTACAACCAGTGTTTTATCACATGTTGCGGCATTTGAAGTACCGGGATTCGACCGCTTTATTTATGTAACGGATTCTGCGATGAATATCGCACCGGACTTAAAAATGCTCAAAGAAATTACGATCAATTCAGTTCAAGTAGCGCATGCCGTCGGTAACGACAGGCCAAAGGTGGCTGTATTATCTGCGATAGAGGTTGTAAACCCTGCAATGGATTCAACCTTGACGGCAGCAAGTCTTGCACAAATGAATCGACGAGGTCAAATTTCCGGCTGTCTGATTGATGGGCCTCTCGCTTTAGATAATGCCATTTCTCAATCGGCTGCTTCTCATAAAAATATTACGAGTGATGTAGCCGGAGATGCAGATATTTTGCTTGTTCCAACAATTGAAGCAGGCAACATCTTATATAAATCACTTATTTACTTTGCGCACGCAAAAGTGGGAGCAGTGGTAGCAGGGGCAAAGGCACCGATTGCTTTAACAAGCCGGTCCGACTCAGCCGAAAGTAAGCTTTATTCAATTGCACTTGCCATCTGTACATCAAATGAAGTGGAACAATAG
- a CDS encoding thiamine pyrophosphate-dependent dehydrogenase E1 component subunit alpha, which produces MSNMRHQELGLSDEQAIDIYKTMLLARKIDERMWLLNRSGKIPFVISCQGQEAQQVGAAFALDREQDYLLPYYRDMGLVLAFGMTAKDLMMSGFAKKDDPNSGGRQMPGHFGQKSNRIVTGSSPVTTQVPHAVGIALAGRLEQKNFVSFVTFGEGSSNQGDFHEGANFAAVHKLPVIFMCENNKYAISVPYDKQVACERISDRAIGYGMPGVTVDGNDPLEVYAAVKEARDRAIRGEGPTLIEAISYRLTAHSSDDDDSSYREKEEVLEARKKDPLLQYETYLIEGNIMTSDMKEEMSKEIMQIVNEATDEAENAAYADAESALRYVYAE; this is translated from the coding sequence ATGAGTAACATGCGTCATCAAGAATTAGGATTATCAGATGAACAAGCAATTGACATATATAAGACGATGCTTCTTGCGAGAAAAATCGATGAACGGATGTGGCTGTTAAATCGTTCAGGAAAAATTCCGTTCGTGATTTCTTGCCAAGGACAGGAAGCGCAGCAAGTCGGAGCTGCCTTTGCATTAGATAGAGAACAGGACTACTTATTACCTTACTACCGTGACATGGGACTTGTACTTGCGTTTGGAATGACGGCCAAAGATTTGATGATGTCAGGTTTTGCGAAAAAGGATGATCCGAACTCAGGTGGAAGACAAATGCCAGGTCATTTTGGGCAAAAATCAAACCGCATTGTGACAGGATCGTCTCCTGTGACGACACAAGTGCCGCATGCAGTTGGTATTGCACTCGCTGGGAGACTAGAGCAAAAGAACTTTGTCAGCTTTGTCACATTTGGAGAGGGCTCTTCAAACCAAGGTGATTTCCATGAAGGAGCAAACTTTGCTGCTGTGCATAAATTGCCCGTCATTTTCATGTGCGAAAATAATAAATATGCGATTTCCGTTCCATATGACAAACAAGTGGCATGTGAACGCATTTCTGATCGAGCGATTGGTTACGGTATGCCGGGCGTAACAGTGGATGGGAATGATCCGCTTGAAGTATATGCAGCAGTCAAAGAGGCAAGAGACCGTGCGATAAGAGGTGAAGGTCCAACATTGATCGAGGCAATTTCCTACCGCTTAACTGCGCATTCAAGTGATGACGATGATTCAAGCTATCGAGAAAAAGAAGAAGTGCTCGAAGCAAGAAAGAAAGACCCGCTCCTTCAATATGAAACCTACTTAATTGAAGGAAACATCATGACCTCTGATATGAAAGAAGAGATGTCTAAAGAAATCATGCAAATTGTAAACGAAGCTACTGATGAAGCGGAAAACGCAGCTTATGCAGATGCAGAAAGTGCGCTTCGTTATGTGTATGCGGAGTAA
- the buk gene encoding butyrate kinase encodes MFLLTKEWRILTINPGSTSTKIGVFHNERSIFETTLRHTDEELKKFPHIIDQFSFRKEKILETLHEQGMNISKFDAVCARGGLLRPIEGGTYEVNEQMVQDLKEGYAGQHASNLGGIIAREIALGLNIPAFIVDPVVVDELKPIARISGLPTIERKSIFHALNQKAVARRTAASFGKRYEDLNMIITHMGGGITIGVHEKGKVIDVNNGLHGEGPFSPERAGTIPTGDLVNLCFSGEYTQEEMLKRIIGEGGLAGYLGTTDAVKVEKMIAAGDERAALIYEAMCYQIAKEIGAASAVLKGVVDVIVLTGGLAYSKKITSSIRGYIDWISDVVVYPGENELQSLAEGALRILKEEEAPKEYPNDQREKKGVTSHGN; translated from the coding sequence TTGTTTTTGCTGACAAAAGAATGGCGTATTCTCACTATTAATCCAGGCTCTACTTCAACAAAAATTGGTGTGTTTCATAACGAGCGATCGATCTTTGAAACAACACTTAGACATACAGATGAGGAATTGAAGAAATTTCCTCATATCATTGATCAATTCTCATTTCGTAAGGAAAAGATTTTGGAAACACTTCATGAGCAGGGAATGAACATCTCTAAATTTGATGCAGTTTGTGCCCGCGGCGGTCTTCTTCGTCCGATTGAAGGCGGGACGTATGAAGTGAATGAGCAGATGGTTCAGGACTTAAAAGAAGGTTATGCAGGTCAGCATGCTTCCAATTTGGGCGGAATCATTGCAAGAGAAATTGCACTTGGTCTCAATATACCTGCGTTTATTGTTGATCCAGTTGTGGTGGATGAACTAAAGCCGATTGCTCGAATATCTGGTTTGCCAACCATTGAACGTAAAAGTATTTTCCATGCACTGAATCAAAAAGCTGTCGCAAGAAGAACAGCTGCTTCATTTGGGAAACGTTATGAGGATTTAAACATGATCATTACGCATATGGGCGGCGGCATTACAATCGGTGTTCATGAAAAAGGGAAGGTCATCGATGTCAATAATGGACTGCATGGTGAAGGTCCTTTTAGTCCAGAACGGGCAGGTACAATCCCAACAGGAGATCTCGTCAATCTTTGCTTCTCTGGAGAATACACACAAGAGGAGATGCTTAAGCGCATTATTGGTGAAGGCGGTCTTGCAGGCTATCTTGGCACGACAGATGCTGTAAAAGTAGAGAAAATGATTGCAGCAGGTGATGAGCGTGCTGCACTCATCTATGAAGCGATGTGCTATCAAATCGCAAAAGAAATTGGGGCCGCAAGTGCTGTCTTAAAAGGAGTAGTTGATGTCATTGTCTTAACGGGCGGTCTTGCGTACAGCAAAAAAATCACCTCAAGTATTAGAGGCTATATCGACTGGATTTCAGATGTCGTGGTATATCCAGGTGAAAACGAATTGCAATCCTTAGCAGAAGGTGCACTACGTATTTTAAAAGAAGAAGAAGCACCGAAAGAATATCCAAATGATCAAAGGGAGAAGAAAGGAGTGACAAGTCATGGCAACTGA
- a CDS encoding sigma-54-dependent Fis family transcriptional regulator, producing MQRVLIVGAGQGGSALLETLLKTNMIQIIAIADLDLGAPGMVEAKKNGIRTTTNWKEYIKDDIDIIIETTGSSTVLKELIEEKPEDAVIVPSSMAYVISELMEEKQQLIQMLKEQTYKHDRIFNATNDGMIFINMDEQVVLFNRSAAKMVGCSQKDAIGRHIREVIPNTKLPDILRSREPEFNQKQFLNQHIQIVTTRLPIIDDAGKMLGALSIFKDITDAVELAEEVTNLKEVRTMLEAIIQSSDEAISVVDEEGKGILINRAYTKMTGLTDKEVVGKPAGADISEGESMHLKVLETRRPVRGVRMKVGPNKKDVIVNVAPVIVDGILKGSVGVIHDVSEIQSLTNELNKARQLIRTLEAKYTFEDIIGESEQMLVALEQAKLGAKTPATILLRGESGTGKELFAHAIHNESDRKYNRFVRVNCAALSETLLESELFGYEEGAFSGARRGGKKGLFEEANQGSIFLDEIGEMTPSTQAKLLRVMQEKEIVRVGGTKAIPVDVRVITATNVNIEKAMAEGKFREDLYYRMNRYPISIPPLRQRLEDIESLSKRLIQKINLDYGRNVRGLTEKALHRLRTYSWPGNVRELENVLGRAMIFLNPQEEWIDEGHIAFMETEENEEKEKNGFVIDQYEGETLSDAVEAFEAQLIKKTLEKHQFNRTKTAKTLGISIRNLYYKMDKYELAKDSMQ from the coding sequence ATGCAGAGAGTCTTGATTGTCGGTGCAGGACAAGGTGGATCAGCTTTGCTGGAAACATTGTTGAAAACAAATATGATTCAAATCATTGCAATCGCCGATCTTGATCTTGGGGCACCGGGGATGGTAGAGGCGAAAAAGAATGGAATTAGGACGACAACAAATTGGAAAGAATACATAAAAGATGATATTGATATCATCATTGAAACAACAGGAAGCTCAACTGTCTTAAAAGAGCTGATTGAAGAAAAGCCTGAGGATGCCGTCATTGTACCTAGTTCCATGGCATACGTGATTTCTGAGTTAATGGAAGAAAAACAACAGCTTATCCAAATGCTAAAGGAACAAACCTATAAACATGACCGCATTTTTAATGCGACCAATGATGGCATGATTTTTATTAATATGGACGAACAAGTTGTTCTGTTTAATCGCTCAGCTGCTAAGATGGTGGGGTGTTCTCAAAAAGACGCAATAGGCCGACACATTAGAGAAGTGATTCCGAACACGAAACTTCCTGATATTTTAAGATCAAGAGAGCCGGAATTTAACCAAAAACAATTTTTGAATCAACATATACAAATTGTGACAACGCGTCTTCCGATCATTGATGATGCTGGGAAAATGTTAGGGGCCTTGTCTATTTTTAAAGATATTACAGATGCGGTAGAGCTTGCTGAGGAAGTGACGAACCTAAAGGAAGTTCGTACGATGCTAGAAGCTATCATTCAATCATCAGATGAAGCCATATCGGTCGTCGATGAAGAGGGCAAGGGTATTCTAATTAACCGTGCTTATACGAAAATGACCGGTTTAACGGATAAAGAGGTTGTTGGTAAGCCTGCGGGTGCAGACATTTCTGAAGGGGAAAGTATGCATTTGAAGGTACTTGAAACAAGAAGACCGGTTCGAGGCGTGAGAATGAAGGTGGGTCCGAATAAAAAAGATGTGATCGTGAACGTAGCACCTGTCATTGTTGATGGCATTCTTAAGGGCAGTGTAGGGGTGATTCACGACGTGTCTGAAATTCAATCACTCACCAATGAATTAAATAAAGCGAGACAACTCATTCGCACACTTGAAGCGAAGTACACCTTTGAAGACATCATTGGAGAAAGTGAACAAATGCTTGTTGCGCTAGAACAGGCAAAGCTTGGTGCGAAAACACCTGCAACGATTTTACTCCGAGGGGAATCAGGTACCGGGAAAGAACTGTTTGCGCACGCCATCCATAATGAAAGTGATCGGAAATATAACCGATTTGTCCGGGTGAACTGTGCGGCATTGTCAGAGACTCTCTTAGAATCAGAGCTTTTCGGATATGAAGAGGGGGCGTTTTCTGGTGCAAGACGCGGCGGGAAAAAAGGTCTGTTTGAAGAAGCGAATCAAGGCAGTATCTTTCTTGATGAGATTGGTGAAATGACCCCAAGTACACAGGCGAAATTACTTCGCGTCATGCAAGAGAAGGAAATCGTCAGAGTGGGCGGAACAAAGGCAATTCCAGTAGATGTCCGTGTAATTACGGCGACAAATGTCAATATTGAAAAAGCAATGGCGGAAGGAAAATTCCGTGAGGACTTATATTATCGAATGAACCGATATCCGATATCGATTCCCCCGCTTAGGCAACGTCTCGAAGATATTGAGTCATTAAGTAAACGATTGATTCAAAAAATTAATTTAGATTATGGACGGAATGTCCGCGGTTTAACAGAGAAAGCACTTCATAGGCTGCGTACGTACAGTTGGCCTGGGAATGTAAGAGAGCTCGAGAATGTTCTAGGACGAGCTATGATCTTTTTAAATCCACAAGAAGAGTGGATAGATGAAGGGCATATTGCTTTCATGGAGACGGAAGAAAATGAAGAAAAAGAGAAAAATGGTTTTGTTATAGATCAGTATGAGGGCGAAACATTGTCAGACGCTGTAGAAGCATTTGAAGCTCAGCTCATCAAAAAAACCCTTGAAAAGCATCAATTCAATCGGACGAAAACAGCTAAAACATTAGGGATTAGCATTCGGAACCTTTACTATAAAATGGATAAATATGAACTTGCAAAAGATAGCATGCAATAA
- the lpdA gene encoding dihydrolipoyl dehydrogenase — protein MATEYDLVILGGGTGGYVAAIRASQLGLKTAVVEKAKLGGTCLHKGCIPSKALLRSAEVYQTVKRAADFGVETNEATLQFKGVQKRKSDIVDKLADGVKHLMKQGKIDVYEGIGRILGPSIFSPMPGTISVEMANGDENEMLIPKQVIIATGSRPRVLPGLEVDGTHILSSDEALELNELPQSMLIVGGGVIGIEWASMMNDFGVKVTVIEFADRILPTEDRDISKEMEKLLSKKGITFITNAKVLPDTVEKHEHLVKIQAEKGGDIQSFEAEKLLLSVGRVPNIEGIGLENTEIQTEKHGIVVNEHYQTKESHIYAIGDVIGGLQLAHVASHEGLIAVEHMAGKKPKPLDETLVSKCVYSHPETASVGLTEQAAKEQGYEVKIGKFPFMAIGKALVFGESDGFVKIIADKKTDDILGIHMIGPHVTDMISEAGLAKVLDATPWEVGQTIHPHPTLSEAIAEAALAVDGKAIHF, from the coding sequence ATGGCAACTGAATATGACCTCGTCATTCTTGGTGGAGGCACAGGCGGCTATGTTGCTGCCATTCGCGCCTCGCAACTTGGATTGAAAACAGCAGTTGTAGAAAAAGCAAAGCTTGGAGGAACATGTCTTCATAAAGGCTGTATTCCATCTAAAGCGTTACTTAGAAGCGCAGAAGTGTACCAAACAGTAAAGCGTGCAGCAGATTTTGGCGTTGAGACAAATGAAGCAACCTTACAGTTCAAAGGCGTACAAAAAAGAAAATCAGATATTGTTGACAAATTAGCTGACGGCGTCAAACATTTGATGAAGCAAGGGAAAATTGATGTATACGAGGGGATTGGCCGTATCCTCGGTCCTTCTATTTTTTCACCCATGCCGGGAACCATTTCAGTCGAAATGGCGAATGGAGACGAAAACGAGATGCTTATCCCAAAGCAGGTCATCATTGCTACTGGATCAAGACCGCGTGTACTGCCGGGTCTTGAGGTAGATGGTACGCACATTTTATCATCAGATGAAGCACTTGAACTAAATGAACTTCCTCAGTCTATGTTGATTGTAGGCGGCGGTGTTATTGGTATTGAATGGGCATCAATGATGAATGATTTTGGTGTGAAAGTGACTGTGATCGAGTTTGCTGATCGCATTTTACCAACAGAGGACAGGGACATTTCTAAAGAAATGGAAAAGCTCTTATCAAAAAAAGGCATTACATTTATCACAAATGCGAAAGTCCTTCCGGATACAGTAGAAAAGCATGAACACCTTGTCAAAATTCAAGCTGAAAAAGGTGGAGACATCCAGTCCTTTGAAGCGGAAAAACTGTTACTTTCTGTTGGGCGTGTTCCAAATATTGAAGGAATTGGTCTTGAAAACACTGAGATCCAAACAGAGAAACATGGCATTGTGGTGAATGAACATTATCAAACGAAAGAATCTCATATTTATGCGATAGGAGATGTGATCGGTGGACTTCAGCTTGCGCATGTGGCATCGCATGAGGGCTTAATTGCCGTGGAACATATGGCTGGAAAAAAGCCGAAACCGCTTGATGAAACACTTGTGTCAAAATGTGTATACTCTCATCCTGAAACAGCAAGTGTTGGACTGACTGAACAGGCAGCAAAAGAGCAAGGCTATGAAGTCAAGATTGGCAAGTTTCCTTTCATGGCTATTGGAAAAGCGCTTGTATTTGGCGAGTCAGATGGATTTGTCAAAATCATTGCAGACAAAAAAACAGATGACATTTTAGGGATTCATATGATTGGTCCTCATGTAACAGATATGATATCTGAAGCTGGATTAGCCAAAGTGCTTGATGCAACGCCGTGGGAAGTGGGGCAAACGATTCACCCGCACCCAACCTTGTCAGAGGCGATTGCAGAAGCAGCACTTGCTGTTGACGGTAAGGCGATCCATTTTTAA
- a CDS encoding DUF2627 domain-containing protein yields MGRILALVIILIPGALAALGIKLLRDTVFGIIIAPFPFLWLQGIAGLLFLGAGLYVLAGFILYRDRKRNKVANRFKQKRTIKKDLP; encoded by the coding sequence ATGGGGAGAATACTTGCATTAGTCATTATATTGATACCTGGCGCCTTAGCTGCTCTTGGGATTAAGCTGCTCCGTGATACCGTGTTTGGGATCATTATTGCGCCATTTCCATTTTTATGGTTACAAGGAATTGCAGGGTTATTATTTTTAGGAGCAGGTCTGTATGTTCTGGCTGGATTTATTTTATACAGAGACCGCAAACGAAATAAAGTCGCAAATCGCTTTAAACAAAAGCGAACAATTAAAAAAGACTTGCCATAA
- a CDS encoding Rap family tetratricopeptide repeat protein yields the protein MGKLKIHSAEVANEISKWTRVISQNDLEKSAVYKNKIQNLLKNTDEDREVLLYYQLVDGRHEMLLGNIEKANQIMKSVGTLDEKADDIINFYFYFYKGQYAAYVKKYDEAISFYKIAEQRLKRVNEDLEVGTFHHKVASIYYELKQNFISINHIKKAIDTFKAHEEYTAQAIDSLILHASNCIDLFQFDEAESKYQEALEKSKRINNEVLIGKCYHNLAVLYYAKRDYEKCLEYAKKGMGIQIHRDNSHYYIQSLYVLTNAMVHLGLHEAKEYVKQGIQYSCNIQNDEYIVKFEILDLMCENSEAADIFSEKLDYIEKNRLYVELEDLSEQISKYFKERNDYQNAMRFLEKKFDAQILQKKVEVIL from the coding sequence ATGGGAAAGCTGAAGATCCACTCTGCTGAGGTTGCGAACGAAATTAGCAAGTGGACGAGGGTCATTTCTCAAAATGATCTAGAAAAATCTGCTGTCTATAAAAATAAAATTCAGAATTTGCTAAAAAATACAGACGAGGACAGAGAAGTTCTCCTTTATTACCAGCTCGTTGATGGCAGGCATGAAATGTTACTTGGAAATATTGAAAAAGCCAATCAAATCATGAAAAGTGTCGGAACGTTAGATGAAAAAGCAGATGATATTATCAATTTTTACTTTTATTTTTACAAAGGCCAATATGCCGCCTATGTGAAAAAGTATGATGAGGCGATAAGTTTCTACAAGATTGCAGAACAGCGTTTAAAACGTGTGAATGAAGATCTGGAAGTAGGAACATTTCACCACAAAGTCGCTTCCATCTATTACGAGTTGAAGCAAAACTTTATTTCCATTAACCATATTAAAAAAGCGATCGATACATTCAAAGCGCATGAAGAATATACAGCGCAGGCGATTGATAGTTTAATTTTACATGCGAGCAATTGTATTGATCTATTCCAATTTGATGAAGCGGAGTCTAAATACCAGGAGGCTTTGGAAAAAAGTAAGCGCATTAACAATGAAGTGCTTATTGGAAAGTGTTATCACAATTTGGCTGTGCTGTATTATGCAAAGCGCGATTATGAGAAATGTTTGGAATATGCAAAAAAAGGAATGGGGATTCAAATTCATCGTGACAATAGCCATTATTACATTCAATCTTTATATGTGCTGACGAACGCCATGGTTCATTTAGGACTTCATGAGGCGAAAGAATACGTAAAACAGGGGATTCAATACAGTTGCAATATCCAAAATGATGAATATATAGTAAAATTTGAAATTTTAGATTTAATGTGCGAAAATAGTGAAGCGGCAGACATATTCTCTGAAAAATTAGACTACATAGAAAAAAATAGATTATATGTGGAGCTTGAGGATTTGTCTGAACAAATATCGAAATATTTCAAGGAACGAAATGATTATCAAAATGCCATGCGTTTTCTTGAAAAGAAATTCGATGCGCAAATACTTCAAAAGAAAGTGGAGGTTATTCTATGA
- the bcd gene encoding branched-chain amino acid dehydrogenase, with amino-acid sequence MELFKYMERYDYEQLVFCQDEQSGLKAIIAIHDTTLGPALGGTRMWTYENEEAAIEDALRLAKGMTYKNAAAGLNLGGGKTVIIGDPRKDKNEEMFRAFGRYIQGLNGRYITAEDVGTTVEDMDLIHEETDFVTGISPAFGSSGNPSPVTAYGVYKGMKAAAKAAFGTDSLEGKTIAVQGVGNVAYNLCKHLHEEGAQLIVTDLNKDSVQRAVEDFDAKAVDPDDIYDQDCDIYAPCALGATINDMTIPKLKAKVIAGAANNQLKETHHGDLIHEMGIVYAPDYVINAGGVINVADELYGYNADRAMKKVEGIYQNIERVIEISNRDAIPTYKAADRLAEERIERMRKSRSQFLQNGQHILSRR; translated from the coding sequence ATGGAGCTTTTTAAATATATGGAAAGATATGATTATGAACAGCTTGTATTTTGTCAAGATGAACAGTCTGGCTTAAAGGCCATTATTGCCATACATGATACGACACTTGGTCCAGCACTTGGTGGAACGAGAATGTGGACATATGAAAATGAAGAAGCAGCGATTGAAGATGCTCTTCGTCTTGCAAAAGGGATGACGTATAAAAATGCAGCAGCAGGGTTAAATCTAGGCGGTGGGAAAACGGTCATCATTGGCGATCCGAGAAAGGACAAAAATGAAGAAATGTTTCGAGCGTTTGGGCGGTACATTCAAGGACTTAATGGCCGCTACATCACAGCAGAAGATGTAGGAACAACTGTAGAAGATATGGATCTCATTCATGAGGAAACCGACTTCGTAACAGGTATTTCTCCTGCATTCGGCTCATCTGGGAATCCATCTCCTGTGACAGCCTACGGTGTGTATAAAGGCATGAAAGCCGCTGCAAAAGCCGCATTCGGCACAGATTCACTAGAAGGAAAAACGATCGCCGTACAAGGTGTTGGGAATGTCGCCTACAATCTTTGCAAACATCTTCATGAAGAAGGTGCACAGCTGATTGTAACAGATCTCAACAAAGACTCTGTTCAGCGTGCCGTCGAGGACTTTGACGCAAAGGCTGTAGACCCTGACGATATTTATGATCAAGATTGTGATATTTACGCACCGTGTGCACTTGGCGCAACAATCAATGATATGACGATTCCGAAATTAAAGGCAAAAGTCATCGCTGGTGCTGCGAATAATCAATTGAAAGAAACCCATCACGGTGATTTGATTCATGAAATGGGCATTGTGTATGCACCTGATTATGTCATCAATGCAGGTGGTGTGATTAACGTTGCAGATGAGCTGTATGGATATAATGCTGATCGTGCCATGAAAAAGGTCGAAGGCATCTATCAAAATATTGAGCGTGTCATTGAAATCTCAAACCGTGATGCTATCCCAACATATAAAGCAGCAGACCGTTTAGCTGAAGAGCGAATTGAAAGAATGCGTAAATCAAGAAGTCAATTTCTGCAAAATGGTCAACATATTTTAAGCCGTCGCTAA